A window from Drosophila subobscura isolate 14011-0131.10 chromosome O, UCBerk_Dsub_1.0, whole genome shotgun sequence encodes these proteins:
- the LOC117897242 gene encoding probable 28S rRNA (cytosine-C(5))-methyltransferase, whose amino-acid sequence MSKFTHSVKVPTQYRATAKILKAALEKQKSIKSLIFEEKHARVRTLQAVLRHYSDNRHAIDNAIEETNLLKDNPNLDSALAKVLVTEIVFGRGQLTGDSKPVQTVRLYKERLDKAISGSEVQKKEPNPRYVRVNTNLLSNADALEYLVGEEWRRKELPAEATYADFLTAIRAMEEDEFMTDLHVEGVLIFHPKVARYWAEHEFVHSKKFILQNKATSLAAELLAPPVGSTVLDLCAAPGMKTLHMCNVMQNKGRIYAVEQSKERYRALCDITNEAGCEIVTPILGDALTMDATSCPDVEYILVDPSCSGNGMQSRISVCDEQKDDKRLYKLAGLQIKILSHAMSAFPNVKRIAYCTCSLWKEENEQVVQRCLQLNPSFKMLSCKKALRNKWQNVGDKEYAKIGKNCLYCLPDSDLTDGIFLALFEKNRDADED is encoded by the exons ATGAGTAAATTCACGCATTCCGTAAAAGTTCCAACCCAATATAGGGCCACAGCCAAAATATTGAAAGCTGCCctagaaaagcaaaagtcaatCAAATCACTGATATTCGAGGAAAAGCATGCA CGCGTTCGTACTCTGCAGGCGGTGCTGAGGCATTATAGCGACAATCGGCACGCCATAGACAACGCCATCGAGGAGACGAACCTGTTGAAGGATAATCCCAATCTCGACTCTGCTCTGGCCAAGGTGCTGGTGACGGAAATTGTGTTCGGAAGGGGCCAACTGACCGGCGACAGCAAGCCTGTGCAAACGGTGCGCCTGTACAAGGAACGCTTGGATAAGGCCATAAGTGGGTCAGAAGTGCAAAAGAAAG AGCCAAATCCGCGCTATGTCCGAGTCAATACGAATCTGCTCAGCAATGCCGATGCATTGGAGTACCTGGTTGGTGAGGAATGGCGGCGCAAGGAGCTGCCGGCCGAGGCCACATATGCGGACTTTCTGACTGCCATCCGGGccatggaggaggatgagTTTATGACGGACCTGCACGTCGAGGGCGTACTGATATTCCATCCCAAAGTGGCGCGCTACTGGGCTGAACACGAGTTTGTGCACAGCAAGAAGTTCATACTGCAGAACAAGGCAACCAGTCTGGCTGCCGAGCTCTTGGCACCACCAGTCGGATCCACCGTACTGGACCTTTGCGCCGCTCCAGGCATGAAAACGCTGCACATGTGCAACGTGATGCAGAACAAGGGACGCATCTATGCGGTTGAACAGTCCAAGGAACGCTACAGGGCCTTGTGCGATATTACCAATGAGGCGGGATGTGAGATTGTGACGCCCATTCTGGGCGATGCACTGACCATGG ATGCAACCAGCTGTCCGGATGTGGAGTACATCCTGGTGGATCCCAGCTGCTCCGGCAATGGCATGCAGAGCCGTATCAGCGTCTGCGACGAGCAGAAAGACGACAAGCGTCTCTATAAGCTGGCGGGCCTACAGATCAAGATCCTGTCGCATGCGATGAGCGCCTTTCCCAACGTCAAGCGAATCGCATACTGCACATGCTCGCTGTGGAAAGAGGAGAACGAGCAGGTGGTGCAGCGCTGCCTGCAGCTGAATCCCTCCTTCAAGATGCTCAGTTGCAAGAAGGCGCTGCGCAACAAGTGGCAGAACGTGGGCGACAAGGAGTACGCCAAAATAGGCAAGAACTGCTTGTACTGTCTGCCCGACAGCGACCTGACCGACGGCATCTTCCTGGCGCTATTCGAGAAAAATCGAGACGCCGACGAGGATTAG
- the LOC117897249 gene encoding uncharacterized protein LOC117897249, whose protein sequence is MGKKNKKQATTEAAEPVQPVADVDAQIAKRPRQQSLDRSLEVFLWLLAYSFLMFTLPFLGFYGVQSWLKESFPTLTIFEVNCYSVLTAVLVVNAVVALYVLKAFREKDPPTLEEVEEAEAEQKKSQ, encoded by the coding sequence ATGggcaaaaagaacaagaagcaAGCAACCACAGAGGCCGCTGAGCCCGTTCAGCCCGtggctgatgttgatgctCAAATTGCAAAACGTCCCCGGCAGCAGTCGCTGGATCGAAGTCTGGAGGTCTTTCTCTGGCTCTTGGCCTACAGTTTTCTGATGTTCACGTTGCCCTTCCTGGGATTTTATGGTGTGCAGAGCTGGCTGAAAGAATCGTTCCCCACGCTGACCATCTTCGAAGTCAACTGCTACTCGGTGCTGACCGCCGTTCTGGTGGTCAACGCTGTGGTGGCACTGTACGTGCTTAAGGCATTCCGCGAGAAAGATCCTCCTACCTTAGAGGAAGTTGAGGAGGCAGAAGCTGAGCAGAAGAAGAGCCAGTAA
- the LOC117897240 gene encoding mitochondrial import inner membrane translocase subunit TIM44 isoform X1 has translation MKCFYRQPGFNNYNDVYRFLSIARERASVFTWQQTTHNLQNQPQPRFYSAPGRKTGFFSQLIDNVRSEMDKSKEIKDNIRKFREEAQKLEESDALKSARQKFNIVESEAQKSSSKLKEQLDALKDKMGDVIDDASKSDLAKKVSEELSKKAKGVSDTISDTSGKLGQSGAFQAISDTTRIIKKEMDMTSIDNRVYRPPAQLRKRVQVDMADSTRTFEPNTEDTGVELHKDSKFSQSWENFKNNNAYVNKVLDWKVKYEESENPMIRASRLLTEKVSDVMGGLFSKTELSETMTELVKIDPNFDQKDFLRDCETDIIPNVLEAIVRGDLEILKDWCFESTYNIIATPITQAKKAGLYLDSKILDIENIDLVMGKVMDQGPVLIITFQAQQIMCVRDQKGKVVEGDPEKVMRVAYVWVLCRDREELNPKAAWRLLEISANSTEQFV, from the exons ATGAAATGTTTCTATCGGCAACCAGGATTTAACAATTATAACGATGTT TACAGATTTTTGTCCATTGCGCGGGAGCGAGCCTCCGTCTTCACGTGGCAACAGACGACGCACAACCTGCAGAACCAGCCGCAG CCTCGATTTTATAGCGCGCCTGGACGCAAGACCGGCTTTTTCTCGCAACTCATCGACAATGTGCGAAGCGAGATGGACAAGAGCAAGGAGATCAAGGACAACATCCGCAAGTTTCGGGAGGAGGCACAGAAACTGGAGGAATCCGATGCTCTGAAGTCGGCGCGGCAAAAGTTCAACATTGTCGAGTCGGAGGCGCAAAAATCTTCGAGTAAGCTTAAGGAACAGCTAGATGCGCTCAAAGACAAGATGGGCGACGTTATCGATGATGCCTCCAAGTCGGATCTGGCCAAAAAGGTCTCCGAGGAGCTGTCCAAGAAGGCCAAGGGCGTCAGCGATACGATCTCGGATACCAGCGGCAAGCTGGGCCAGTCGGGTGCCTTCCAAGCCATCTCCGACACGACGCGAATCATCAAGAAAGAGATGGACATGACGAGCATAGACAACCGCGTATATCGGCCACCAGCGCAGCTGCGGAAGCGCGTCCAAGTGGACATGGCCGATAGTACTCGTACTTTTGAGCCGAACACGGAGGACACAG GTGTGGAGCTGCACAAGGACTCCAAGTTTAGCCAGTCGTGGGAGAACTTTAAGAACAACAACGCCTACGTGAACAAAGTCCTCGACTGGAAGGTAAAGTACGAGGAATCGGAGAATCCCATGATCCGTGCCTCCCGCTTGCTAACCGAAAAAGTGTCGGACGTGATGGGCGGCCTCTTCTCCAAAACGGAGCTGTCCGAGACGATGACCGAGCTGGTGAAGATCGATCCCAACTTCGACCAGAAGGATTTTCTGCGTGATTGTGAAACTGACATCATTCCCAACGTCCTGGAGGCGATTGTTCGCGGCGACCTGGAGATACTGAAGGACTGGTGCTTTGAGAGCACTTACAACATCATCGCCACGCCCATAACGCAAGCGAAAAAGGCTGGCCTCTACCTGGACTCCAAGATCCTGGACATTGAGAACATTGACCTGGTCATGGGCAAGGTCATGGACCAGGGCCCCGTGCTGATCATCACGTTCCAGGCGCAACAGATCATGTGCGTGCGAGACCAGAAGGGCAAGGTGGTCGAGGGCGATCCCGAGAAGGTGATGCGAGTGGCTTACGTGTGGGTGCTGTGCCGCGATCGCGAGGAACTCAACCCGAAGGCCGCCTGGCGACTGCTGGAGATTTCCGCCAACAGCACGGAACAATTCGTTTAG
- the LOC117897245 gene encoding protein nanos, whose product MFRSSLEGNTNATNDNYAAFHSRGGLNLLGLQDLYLDTASTLGSGSSSLPPTPSVSSGTLSPPSTPLTPEPTQFGSQTQFPLLTDNGNMNLGNFHNGNNMLLHQHYQYHLIIQKQQQQLALANHQLALAASAAAAGVNHQQKDEIARSLKVFAQLTSAPADNGSGSVQDVMQEFASNGYVSDDLNCFAYSPAPTPANHLHRNLPAAGGQANPPQPLPAPAPLSARWLHNYREQLNNVWRSMAYMPCIGQTNAGLQAQAQAQAAAVAASGQNNLNAIGLGLPLQPDHFRHGNNPSNNNSNKMNKRYKPKEISRHCVFCENNNEPEAVVNSHSVRDNLNRVLCPKLRTYVCPICGASGDSAHTIKYCPKKPIITMEDAIKAESFRLAKSSYYKQQMKV is encoded by the exons ATGTTTCGCAGCAGCCTGGAAGGCAACACCAACGCCACAAAC GACAACTATGCGGCGTTCCATAGCAGGGGTGGCCTCAACCTGCTGGGCCTCCAAGACCTGTACTTGGACACGGCATCCACGCTAGGTTCGGGAAGCTCCAGCTTGCCCCCGACGCCCAGCGTCTCGTCGGGCACACTGAGTCCGCCCAGCACACCCCTGACTCCAGAACCCACACAATTCGGTTCTCAGACTCAGTTCCCGCTGCTGACGGACAATGGTAACATGAACTTGGGCAACTTccacaacggcaacaacatgctgctgcaccagcacTACCAATACCACCTGATCatccagaagcagcagcaacagttggcGCTGGCCAACCATCAGTTGGCGCTGGCCGCATCCGCGGCTGCCGCTGGCGTGAATCATCAGCAAAAGGATGAGATAGCGCGATCGCTGAAAGTATTTGCTCAGCTGACAAGCGCCCCGGCAG ACAATGGATCCGGCTCTGTGCAGGATGTTATGCAGGAGTTTGCGAGCAACGGATACGTCAGCGATGATCTCAATTGCTTCGCTTACAGTCCGGCCCCAACGCCGGCCAATCACCTACACCGTAATTTGCCCGCAGCGGGAGGACAAGCCAATCCACCGCAGCCTttgccagcaccagccccactGTCCGCACGCTGGCTCCACAACTATCGCGAGCAGCTGAACAATGTGTGGCGCTCCATGGCCTACATGCCCTGCATTGGCCAAACCAACGCGGGACTGCAGgcccaggcgcaggcacaggcagcagctgttgccgccAGCGGTCAAAACAATCTGAACGCCATAGGATTGGGGCTGCCATTGCAACCGGATCACTTCCGACATGGCAACAATCCaagtaacaacaacagcaacaagatgAACAAGCGCTACAAGCCCAAAGAG ATCAGCCGCCACTGCGTGTTCTGTGAGAACAACAACGAACCGGAGGCGGTGGTCAACAGTCACTCGGTTCGCGACAATTTGAATCGCGTACTGTGCCCCAAGTTGCGCACCTACGTGTGCCCTATATGCGGGGCTTCGGGCGACTCGGCACATACCATTAAGTATTGCCCGAAGAAGCCGATCATAACCATGGAGGATGCCATCAAGGCGGAGTCATTCCGTCTGGCAAAGAGCAGCTACTACAAGCAGCAGATGAAGGTTTAG
- the LOC117897240 gene encoding mitochondrial import inner membrane translocase subunit TIM44 isoform X2 → MYRFLSIARERASVFTWQQTTHNLQNQPQPRFYSAPGRKTGFFSQLIDNVRSEMDKSKEIKDNIRKFREEAQKLEESDALKSARQKFNIVESEAQKSSSKLKEQLDALKDKMGDVIDDASKSDLAKKVSEELSKKAKGVSDTISDTSGKLGQSGAFQAISDTTRIIKKEMDMTSIDNRVYRPPAQLRKRVQVDMADSTRTFEPNTEDTGVELHKDSKFSQSWENFKNNNAYVNKVLDWKVKYEESENPMIRASRLLTEKVSDVMGGLFSKTELSETMTELVKIDPNFDQKDFLRDCETDIIPNVLEAIVRGDLEILKDWCFESTYNIIATPITQAKKAGLYLDSKILDIENIDLVMGKVMDQGPVLIITFQAQQIMCVRDQKGKVVEGDPEKVMRVAYVWVLCRDREELNPKAAWRLLEISANSTEQFV, encoded by the exons ATG TACAGATTTTTGTCCATTGCGCGGGAGCGAGCCTCCGTCTTCACGTGGCAACAGACGACGCACAACCTGCAGAACCAGCCGCAG CCTCGATTTTATAGCGCGCCTGGACGCAAGACCGGCTTTTTCTCGCAACTCATCGACAATGTGCGAAGCGAGATGGACAAGAGCAAGGAGATCAAGGACAACATCCGCAAGTTTCGGGAGGAGGCACAGAAACTGGAGGAATCCGATGCTCTGAAGTCGGCGCGGCAAAAGTTCAACATTGTCGAGTCGGAGGCGCAAAAATCTTCGAGTAAGCTTAAGGAACAGCTAGATGCGCTCAAAGACAAGATGGGCGACGTTATCGATGATGCCTCCAAGTCGGATCTGGCCAAAAAGGTCTCCGAGGAGCTGTCCAAGAAGGCCAAGGGCGTCAGCGATACGATCTCGGATACCAGCGGCAAGCTGGGCCAGTCGGGTGCCTTCCAAGCCATCTCCGACACGACGCGAATCATCAAGAAAGAGATGGACATGACGAGCATAGACAACCGCGTATATCGGCCACCAGCGCAGCTGCGGAAGCGCGTCCAAGTGGACATGGCCGATAGTACTCGTACTTTTGAGCCGAACACGGAGGACACAG GTGTGGAGCTGCACAAGGACTCCAAGTTTAGCCAGTCGTGGGAGAACTTTAAGAACAACAACGCCTACGTGAACAAAGTCCTCGACTGGAAGGTAAAGTACGAGGAATCGGAGAATCCCATGATCCGTGCCTCCCGCTTGCTAACCGAAAAAGTGTCGGACGTGATGGGCGGCCTCTTCTCCAAAACGGAGCTGTCCGAGACGATGACCGAGCTGGTGAAGATCGATCCCAACTTCGACCAGAAGGATTTTCTGCGTGATTGTGAAACTGACATCATTCCCAACGTCCTGGAGGCGATTGTTCGCGGCGACCTGGAGATACTGAAGGACTGGTGCTTTGAGAGCACTTACAACATCATCGCCACGCCCATAACGCAAGCGAAAAAGGCTGGCCTCTACCTGGACTCCAAGATCCTGGACATTGAGAACATTGACCTGGTCATGGGCAAGGTCATGGACCAGGGCCCCGTGCTGATCATCACGTTCCAGGCGCAACAGATCATGTGCGTGCGAGACCAGAAGGGCAAGGTGGTCGAGGGCGATCCCGAGAAGGTGATGCGAGTGGCTTACGTGTGGGTGCTGTGCCGCGATCGCGAGGAACTCAACCCGAAGGCCGCCTGGCGACTGCTGGAGATTTCCGCCAACAGCACGGAACAATTCGTTTAG
- the LOC117897248 gene encoding uncharacterized protein LOC117897248, with product MSEGKSLTLCSLVVLLVVLLLADCSHAKPSKDPASTSDSELSDLSGAATRNKTSVRAAGEEYVDSDADSGSSELTPNAFPHRDEDQLNSATNLVLARNYKYDVEILESGDAEEESQSAASEELEERFKGHGILASDTETFTAENIEMQPVDVEADAISESHMLLGIIAVVLALVSICLYAGLVIWRSHLEQRYGMRERLVNRDLEEDGEGIDDVDYHVYAPTTTPATTRA from the exons ATGAGTGAAGGCAAAAGTTTAACGCTCTGCAGCCTGGTGGttctgctggtggtgctgctgctggcagattGCT CCCATGCCAAACCCTCAAAGGATCCGGCCAGCACCAGTGACTCGGAGCTCAGTGATTTGAGTGGAGCTGCAACCAGAAATAAAACATCTGTCAGAGCTGCTGGCGAGGAG TATGTCGACTCGGATGCGGACTCGGGCTCGTCGGAGCTGACGCCGAACGCGTTTCCCCATCGCGACGAGGACCAGCTGAACTCGGCCACCAATCTGGTGCTGGCGCGCAACTACAAGTACGATGTGGAGATACTCGAGTCGGGCGATGCAGAGGAAGAAAGTCAGTCGGCggccagcgaggagctggaggaacGCTTCAAGGGTCACGGCATCCTAGCATCGGACACGGAGACATTCACCGCGGAGAACATTGAGATGCAGCCCGTGGACGTGGAGGCCGATGCCATCAGCGAGAGTCACATGCTGCTGGGCATCATTGCCGTGGTCTTGGCCTTGGTATCGATCTGCCTGTACGCCGGCCTCGTCATATGGCGTTCGCATCTGGA GCAACGCTACGGCATGCGGGAGCGGCTGGTTAATCGCGATCTGGAGGAGGATGGCGAGGGCATTGACGATGTCGATTATCATGTGTATGCACCGACCACAACGCCGGCTACGACGCGTGCGTAG
- the LOC117897246 gene encoding phosphopantothenate--cysteine ligase, with product MTHWEDFYNTHLPPADFEDNRSLLKEFCERHNKIQNRIVLVTSGGTTVPLEHNTVRFVDNFSAGTRGSASAEYFLDHDYAVIFMHRHKSLEPFTRHFTGQQFFDMLDIAENSQSSTIAIKPDSVDVFAPVLAKYKIARETQMILYVNFTSVVDYMWLLRAACECLAAFEERAVLYLAAAVSDFYIPEDMMPTHKMQSGDGAPTISLQLVPKMLAPLASLWVPHAFVVSFKLETDESLLIVKARDSLNKYKHKLVIANILQTRKHRVVFVTPTDSYELHLSREQTLQGLEIEEPIVADLVLKHNEYINNAQQRQ from the exons atgacgCACTGGGAGGACTTTTACAACACACATCTGCCGCCCGCAGACTTTGAGGACAATCGCTCGCTGCTGAAAGAGTTCTGCGAGCGCCACAACAAGATCCAAAATCGCATTGTCCTCGTCACG TCTGGTGGAACTACAGTACCTTTGGAGCACAACACTGTTCGCTTTGTGGATAACTTTAGTGCCGGCACCAGAGGCTCTGCCTCGGCGGAATACTTTCTGGACCATGACTATGCCGTCATCTTTATGCATCGCCACAAATCGCTGGAGCCCTTTACGCGCCACTTCACGGGGCAGCAGTTCTTCGATATGCTGGACATAGCGGAGAACAGCCAGAGTTCGACGATAGCCATCAAGCCGGACTCGGTGGATGTGTTTGCTCCGGTGCTGGCCAAGTACAAGATTGCCAGGGAGACCCAAATGATTTTGTATGTGAACTTCACCAGCGTCGTCGACTACATGTGGCTGTTGAGGGCCGCCTGCGAGTGCCTGGCTGCGTTCGAGGAACGTGCCGTCCTCTACTTGGCGGCAGCCGTATCCGATTTCTACATACCCGAGGACATGATG CCCACCCACAAAATGCAATCGGGCGATGGAGCGCCGACGATTTCGCTGCAGCTGGTGCCAAAAATGCTTGCCCCACTGGCCAGCCTCTGGGTGCCGCACGCGTTCGTGGTGTCCTTTAAGCTGGAAACGGACGAGAGTCTATTGATTGTCAAGGCACGTGACAGCCTCAACAAATACAAGCATAAG CTGGTCATTGCCAATATACTGCAGACACGCAAACATCGCGTGGTCTTTGTCACGCCCACAGATTCCTACGAGCTGCATTTGAGCCGCGAGCAAACGCTGCAGGGCCTGGAGATCGAGGAGCCCATTGTGGCCGACCTG GTGCTAAAGCACAACGAGTACATCAACAACGCCCAGCAGCGCCAATGA
- the LOC117897238 gene encoding probable cytochrome P450 12a4, mitochondrial, with product MLRLSTGLSIIKTQNAALSISCQLRWQTTAVAAEPRNDSEWLQARPFEEVPRTTFLSTIRNFMPGGKYSKLDIMALFKAMQEDYGNIFYLQGIMGGPSILSTHNPKDFEVVFRNEGVWPHRPGSDTLRYHRETHRRDFFQGVEGVIPTQGKTWSDFRSIVNPVLMQPKNVRLYYKKMSQVNQEFVQRIKALRDIETQEAPDNFIDVLNRWTLESVSVVALDKQLGLLKESVNNEEALKLFSYLDDFFELTADLELKPSAWRYFKTPKLMKLMKALDGVQEVTAAYVDEAIERLEKEAKDGIVRPENEQSVLEKLLKVDKKVATVMAMDMLMAGVDTTSSTFTAALLCLAKNPEKQAKLREEVMKVLPQKDSEFTEASMKNVPYLRACIKESQRLYPLVIGNIRTLNRDSVLSGFQVPAGTYVSMVPISLLSKEEHFPQADKFLPERWVRNATDETGECPANDLKLKNPFVFLPFGFGPRMCVGKRIVDMELELGLARIIRTFNVEFNYPTENVFRAAMINLPNMPLKFKFTDLPN from the exons ATGTTGAGATTGAGCACCGGTCTATCTATAATTAAAACGCAAAACGCGGCCCTCTCTATCAGTTGTCAGCtg CGTTGGCAGACCACAGCTGTTGCAGCAGAGCCCAGAAATGATTCCGAGTGGCTACAGGCGCGTCCTTTTGAGGAGGTTCCTCGAACCACATTTCTGTCTACCATTCGGAACTTTATGCCTGGAGGAAAATATAGCAAACTGGACATTATGGCATTATTTAAGGCCATGCAAGAGGACTATGGAAACATATTCTACTTACAGGGAATAATGGGAGGTCCATCCATTCTGAGCACTCATAACCCCAAAGACTTTGAGGTGGTGTTCCGTAACGAGGGCGTATGGCCCCATCGTCCTGGCAGCGATACTCTTCGCTATCATAGGGAGACGCATAGGAGGGATTTCTTCCAGGGAGTCGAGGGAGTCATACCGACCCAGGGAAAGACCTGGAGTGACTTTCGATCAATTGTAAATCCTGTCCTCATGCAGCCGAAGAACGTTCGTCTTTACTATAAGAAGATGTCCCAAGTTAACCAGGAGTTCGTCCAACG TATTAAAGCACTCCGTGACATTGAAACTCAGGAGGCTCCTGATAATTTCATTGACGTTTTAAACCGGTGGACCCTCGAATCTGTCTCTGTCGTCGCATTGGACAAGCAGCTGGGACTCCTCAAAGAATCGGTCAATAACGAAGAGGCTCTAAAACTTTTCTCGTACCTAGACGATTTCTTCGAACTCACAGCTGATCTGGAGTTGAAGCCCTCCGCCTGGCGTTACTTTAAAACACCAAAGTTAATGAAACTCATGAAAGCTTTGGATGGTGTCCAGGAAGTAACTGCCGCGTATGTAGATGAAGCTATTGAACGTCTGGAGAAGGAGGCCAAAGACGGAATTGTCCGTCCTGAGAATGAGCAGAGTGTTCTCGAAAAGCTGCTCAAGGTCGACAAGAAGGTGGCCACGGTTATGGCCATGGATATGCTAATGGCTGGGGTGGATACC ACCTCTAGTACTTTCACAGCCGCCTTGCTCTGCTTGGCTAAGAATCCCGAGAAGCAGGCGAAACTCCGAGAAGAGGTCATGAAGGTTCTGCCCCAGAAGGATTCCGAGTTCACTGAGGCATCGATGAAGAATGTTCCATATCTACGTGCCTGCATCAAGGAGTCACAACGGCTTTACCCTCTGGTTATCGGCAATATCCGAACTCTCAATCGGGACAGCGTTCTAAGTGGATTCCAAGTGCCGGCTGGCACCTATGTTTCAATGGTTCCTATAAGTTTGCTATCAAAAGAGGAACACTTCCCCCAGGCTGATAAGTTCCTGCCAGAGCGGTGGGTGCGTAACGCCACGGACGAAACCGGAGAGTGCCCGGCGAATGATTTGAAGCTGAAGAAtccatttgttttccttccctttggctttggccccCGGATGTGCGTGGGAAAGCGCATCGTGGAcatggaactggagctgggcCTCGCCCGAATCATTCGAACCTTCAACGTGGAGTTCAATTACCCCACGGAGAACGTCTTCCGCGCCGCCATGATCAATTTGCCCAACATGCCGCTTAAGTTTAAGTTTACCGACTTGCCCAACTGA
- the LOC117897239 gene encoding probable cytochrome P450 12a5, mitochondrial, which translates to MLKVRSGVTIIQSHKAAICISSQLRWQTTAVAAEPRNDAEWLQARPFEQIPRTTTLSNLRNFMPGGKYSKLDIMALFKALRKDYGNIVYLKGMMGGPSFVSTHNPKDFELVFRNEGVWPLRPGSDTLRYHREKHRKDFFQGVEGIIPTQGKTWSDFRSIVNPVLMQPKNVRLYYKKMSQVNQEFVQRIKEVRDVNTQEAPDDFIHIINRWTLESVSVVALDKQLGLLKESVNNEEALKLFSYLDDFFELTADLELKPSAWRYFKTPKLMKLMKALDGVQEVTAAYVDEAIERLEKEAKDGVVRLENEQSVLEKLLKVDKKVATVMAMDMLMAGVDTTSSTFTAALLCLAKNPEKQAKLREEVMKVLPQKDSEFTEASMKNVPYLRACIKESQRIYPLIIGNARALAQDSVLSGYQVPAGTLISMVPITLLTNEEHFPKAYEFLPERWVRNAADAAGECPANDLKLKNPFVFLPFGFGPRMCVGKRIVDMELELGIARLIRNFNIEFNHPTDNAFRSALINLPNIPLKFKFTDLPN; encoded by the exons atgttgaaagtGCGCAGCGGTGTAACTATAATCCAGTCGCATAAGGCCGCCATCTGTATTAGTAGTCAGCtg CGTTGGCAGACCACAGCTGTTGCAGCAGAGCCCAGAAATGATGCCGAGTGGCTGCAAGCACGTCCTTTTGAGCAGATTCCTCGGACCACAACTCTGTCTAATCTTCGGAATTTTATGCCTGGTGGAAAATATAGCAAGCTGGACATTATGGCATTGTTCAAGGCCTTGCGCAAAGACTACGGGAATATAGTCTATTTAAAAGGTATGATGGGAGGCCCATCATTCGTGAGCACACATAACCCCAAAGACTTCGAGCTGGTTTTCCGTAACGAGGGCGTATGGCCCCTTCGTCCTGGTAGCGATACTCTCCGCTATCATCGGGAGAAGCATAGAAAGGATTTCTTCCAGGGAGTCGAGGGAATCATACCGACCCAAGGAAAGACCTGGAGTGACTTTCGATCCATTGTCAATCCTGTCCTCATGCAGCCGAAGAACGTTCGTCTTTACTATAAGAAGATGTCCCAAGTGAACCAGGAATTCGTCCAACG TATTAAAGAAGTTCGTGACGTCAACACTCAGGAGGCTCCAGATGATTTCATACACATTATTAATCGCTGGACCCTCGAGTCAGTCTCCGTCGTGGCATTAGACAAGCAGCTGGGACTCCTCAAAGAATCGGTCAATAACGAAGAGGCTCTAAAACTTTTCTCGTACCTAGACGATTTCTTCGAACTCACAGCTGATCTGGAGTTGAAGCCCTCCGCCTGGCGTTACTTTAAAACACCAAAGTTAATGAAACTCATGAAAGCTTTGGATGGCGTTCAGGAAGTAACTGCCGCGTATGTAGATGAAGCTATTGAACGTCTGGAGAAGGAGGCCAAAGACGGAGTTGTCCGTCTTGAGAATGAGCAGAGTGTACTCGAAAAGCTGCTCAAAGTCGACAAGAAGGTGGCCACGGTTATGGCCATGGATATGCTAATGGCTGGGGTTGATACC ACCTCTAGTACTTTCACAGCCGCTTTGCTCTGCTTGGCTAAGAATCCCGAGAAGCAGGCGAAACTCCGAGAAGAGGTAATGAAGGTTCTGCCCCAGAAGGATTCCGAGTTCACTGAGGCATCGATGAAGAATGTTCCCTATCTACGTGCCTGCATCAAGGAGTCACAAAGGATTTATCCTCTGATCATCGGCAATGCCCGAGCTCTTGCGCAAGACAGTGTTTTAAGTGGATACCAAGTGCCAGCCGGCACCTTAATTTCAATGGTTCCCATAACTTTGCTTACAAACGAGGAACACTTTCCCAAAGCTTATGAGTTCCTGCCAGAGCGGTGGGTTCGTAACGCCGCAGACGCCGCAGGGGAGTGCCCAGCGAATGATTTGAAGCTGAAGAATCCTTTTGTGTTTCttccctttggctttggcccaAGGATGTGCGTGGGAAAGCGCATCGTGGAcatggaactggagctgggcaTCGCCCGACTCATTCGGAACTTCAACATCGAGTTCAATCACCCCACAGACAACGCATTTCGCTCTGCGCTGATAAATTTGCCCAACATACCGCTTAAGTTTAAGTTTACGGACTTGCCAAACTAA